Proteins co-encoded in one Neovison vison isolate M4711 chromosome 9, ASM_NN_V1, whole genome shotgun sequence genomic window:
- the EGFL7 gene encoding epidermal growth factor-like protein 7 isoform X1 produces the protein MFSPRELLLLWFLVLVVGGTEHVFRPGRRVCAVGAPRGPESESFVRRVYQPFLTTCDGHRACSTYRTIYRTAYRRSPGPAAPRPRYACCPGWKRTSGLPRACGAAICQPPCQNGGTCVQPGRCHCPAGWRGDTCQTDVDECRAGQGTCPQDCVNTAGSYWCQCREGHGRSADGALCLPKTGTPRVAPSPTTGVDSAVEEEVQRLRSRVDVLEQKLQLVLAPLHSLASRALEHGLPDPSSLLAHSFQQLDRIDSLSEQISFLEEQLGSCECHPLPTELPGSMGPVPSLCPQRDQRLGQSSHSLRERICLEWGKAVGNGDP, from the exons ATGTTCAGCCCcagggagctgctgctgctgtggttCCTGGTGCTGGTGGTGGGTGGCACTGAGCACGTCTTCCGGCCTGG CCGCAGGGTGTGTGCCGTCGGGGCTCCCCGGGGGCCCGAGTCAGAGTCCTTCGTGCGGCGAGTGTACCAGCCCTTCCTCACCACCTGTGACGGGCACCGAGCCTGCAGCACCTACCG GACTATCTACAGGACTGCCTACCGCCGCAGCCCTGGGCCGGCTGCCCCCAGGCCCCGCTACGCCTGCTGCCCGGGCTGGAAGAGGACCAGCGGGCTCCCCAGGGCCTGCGGAGCAG CGATATGCCAGCCACCGTGCCAGAACGGAGGGACCTGCGTCCAGCCAGGCCGCTGTCACTGCCCTGCAGGATGGCGGGGTGACACCTGCCAGACAG ATGTGGATGAGTGCAGGGCTGGACAGGGTACCTGTCCCCAGGACTGCGTCAACACTGCGGGTAGTTACTGGTGTCAGTGTCGAGAAGGGCACGGTCGGTCTGCAGACGGCGCGCTCTGCCTGCCCAAGACAGGGACCCCCAGGGTAGCCCCGAGCCCCACTACAG GCGTGGACAGCGCCGTCGAGGAGGAAGTGCAGAGACTTCGGTCACGGGTGGACGTCCTGGAGCAG AAGCTGCAGCTGGTGCTTGCCCCACTGCACAGCCTGGCCTCGAGGGCCCTGGAGCATGGGCTCCCGGACCCCAGCAGCCTCCTGGCTCACTCCTTCCAGCAGCTGGACCGCATTGACTCTCTGAGCGAACAGATCTCCTTCCTGGAGGAGCAGCTGGGGTCCTGTGagtgccaccccctccccacagagCTCCCCGGGAGCATGGGACCTGTGCCCAGCCTGTGCCCACAGAGAGACCAGAGACTGGGGCAGAGCAGCCATAGTCTGAGGGAGCGGATCTGCCTGGAATGGGGGAAGGCGGTGGGGAACGGTGACCCCTGA
- the EGFL7 gene encoding epidermal growth factor-like protein 7 isoform X3, with product MAESGWREVPGALPAGRAAATVVRGNDRAPFSRRGPCSAPGSCCCCGSWCWWWVALSTSSGLAAGCVPSGLPGGPSQSPSCGECTSPSSPPVTGTEPAAPTGLSTGLPTAAALGRLPPGPATPAARAGRGPAGSPGPAEQRYASHRARTEGPASSQAAVTALQDGGVTPARQMWMSAGLDRVPVPRTASTLRVVTGVSVEKGTVGLQTARSACPRQGPPG from the exons ATGG CAGAATCCGGCTGGAGGGAAGTACCAGGAGCCCTGCCTGCCGGAAGAGCAGCTGCCACCGTTGTCCGGGGGAATGACAGAGCCCCCTTCTCCAG GCGCGGGCCATGTTCAGCCCcagggagctgctgctgctgtggttCCTGGTGCTGGTGGTGGGTGGCACTGAGCACGTCTTCCGGCCTGG CCGCAGGGTGTGTGCCGTCGGGGCTCCCCGGGGGCCCGAGTCAGAGTCCTTCGTGCGGCGAGTGTACCAGCCCTTCCTCACCACCTGTGACGGGCACCGAGCCTGCAGCACCTACCG GACTATCTACAGGACTGCCTACCGCCGCAGCCCTGGGCCGGCTGCCCCCAGGCCCCGCTACGCCTGCTGCCCGGGCTGGAAGAGGACCAGCGGGCTCCCCAGGGCCTGCGGAGCAG CGATATGCCAGCCACCGTGCCAGAACGGAGGGACCTGCGTCCAGCCAGGCCGCTGTCACTGCCCTGCAGGATGGCGGGGTGACACCTGCCAGACAG ATGTGGATGAGTGCAGGGCTGGACAGGGTACCTGTCCCCAGGACTGCGTCAACACTGCGGGTAGTTACTGGTGTCAGTGTCGAGAAGGGCACGGTCGGTCTGCAGACGGCGCGCTCTGCCTGCCCAAGACAGGGACCCCCAGGGTAG
- the EGFL7 gene encoding epidermal growth factor-like protein 7 isoform X2, translated as MFSPRELLLLWFLVLVVGGTEHVFRPGRRVCAVGAPRGPESESFVRRVYQPFLTTCDGHRACSTYRTIYRTAYRRSPGPAAPRPRYACCPGWKRTSGLPRACGAAICQPPCQNGGTCVQPGRCHCPAGWRGDTCQTDVDECRAGQGTCPQDCVNTAGSYWCQCREGHGRSADGALCLPKTGTPRVAPSPTTGVDSAVEEEVQRLRSRVDVLEQKLQLVLAPLHSLASRALEHGLPDPSSLLAHSFQQLDRIDSLSEQISFLEEQLGSCSCKEEL; from the exons ATGTTCAGCCCcagggagctgctgctgctgtggttCCTGGTGCTGGTGGTGGGTGGCACTGAGCACGTCTTCCGGCCTGG CCGCAGGGTGTGTGCCGTCGGGGCTCCCCGGGGGCCCGAGTCAGAGTCCTTCGTGCGGCGAGTGTACCAGCCCTTCCTCACCACCTGTGACGGGCACCGAGCCTGCAGCACCTACCG GACTATCTACAGGACTGCCTACCGCCGCAGCCCTGGGCCGGCTGCCCCCAGGCCCCGCTACGCCTGCTGCCCGGGCTGGAAGAGGACCAGCGGGCTCCCCAGGGCCTGCGGAGCAG CGATATGCCAGCCACCGTGCCAGAACGGAGGGACCTGCGTCCAGCCAGGCCGCTGTCACTGCCCTGCAGGATGGCGGGGTGACACCTGCCAGACAG ATGTGGATGAGTGCAGGGCTGGACAGGGTACCTGTCCCCAGGACTGCGTCAACACTGCGGGTAGTTACTGGTGTCAGTGTCGAGAAGGGCACGGTCGGTCTGCAGACGGCGCGCTCTGCCTGCCCAAGACAGGGACCCCCAGGGTAGCCCCGAGCCCCACTACAG GCGTGGACAGCGCCGTCGAGGAGGAAGTGCAGAGACTTCGGTCACGGGTGGACGTCCTGGAGCAG AAGCTGCAGCTGGTGCTTGCCCCACTGCACAGCCTGGCCTCGAGGGCCCTGGAGCATGGGCTCCCGGACCCCAGCAGCCTCCTGGCTCACTCCTTCCAGCAGCTGGACCGCATTGACTCTCTGAGCGAACAGATCTCCTTCCTGGAGGAGCAGCTGGGGTCCT GTTCCTGCAAGGAGGAGCTGTGA